Below is a window of Streptomyces qaidamensis DNA.
GTGTCTCGGAAGCGTCGGCGACGACCCAGGCCCAGCCCGCGGGCCCGGGATTTCCCTTCGAAGCCCCGTCACACGCGGCCACAACACGTTCACGCATGCGCTCGATCATGCCATGACCGCGGGGGTCGTCCGGCCGGGAGGTCCGGACGCCTACGCCACGTCGGTCAGCTTCGGCATCTCTCCCTCTGTCTTCGTGATGTCGATCACCGAGAAGTTCGCCCCCTGCGGGTCGCTGATCGCCGCGAAGCGGCCGAACGGGGTGGTCATCGGGCCGAACCGCAGCACGCCGCCGAGTTCGGTGGCCTTCGCGACGGTCTCGTCGCAGTCCTCCACGGTGAAGTACACGTTGATGTACGGCTGCACCTCGGGCGGGAAGTCGTCGCCCATCTTCATGCGGCCCAGCACGGTGCGTTCGCCGAGATCGTAGATCCGGAAGTCCATCTCGCCGTCCTCCATGTCCCGCTGCCGGTAGGAGAAGACGGCGGGGAAGAACGCGTCGGACTTCGCGGGCTCGCGGGTGAAGACCTCCGCCCAGGTGTAGGCACCGGGTTCGGCCATCGCCTGGAAGCCCTCATGGGTGCCCGCCTGCCAGACGCCGAAGACGACGCCGCCGGGGTCGCGGGCCAGACACATGGTGCCGAAGTCGGCGACCTCCATGGGCTCCATCAGCACCTCGCCGCCGTTGTCGCGGATCCGGCCGGCGGTGGCGGCTGCGTCGTCGGCGGCGAAGTACAGACACCACTGCGACAGGCCCTCCTGGCCGGGCATGGGCGGGACGACGGCGGCGACCGCCTTGCCGTTCGCGTAGGCCTCCGTGTAGTTGCCGAGCTCCGCCGACGCCTCGGCGAAGGTCCAGCCGAGGACGTCTCCGTAGAAGCTCTTGGCCCCTTCGAGGTCGCCGAACATCGCGTCGGCCCAGCAGGGGGTTCCTTCAGGTTGCACGGCCATGACCACGACCCTCTCCGAATGGGTGGAATCATCCGCTTCCTCACGCTAGTCACCCGGCGGCCGGCCCGCGCGTCGAGCGGACCGGCCACCGGGTGGTCGGGCCACACCGGCCCGGACCATCGCGTCCGGCGGATGTCTTCCCCCCGGCGCCCGGCTGTGCTTGCCTGAGTGCCGTTTCGGTGGCCGGGGCGGGAGTTGCCATATGCGCAAGCCGTGGATCGTGGGGGCAATACTGGCCGGGGTGCTCCTCGGCGGGTGCGGGGATCCCGCGTCCGCACCCGATGAACCGGCACCGGCCGCGCCGCGCGCGTCGGCCACCACCCATCAGCGGGCCCCCGCCTCCCCCGGTCCGGAGCCGGGGAAGGCACCACCCAGGGTGCTGTACCTCGGCGACTCGCTGGCGATGGAGAGCCAGAAGGTTCTGGGCCAGGAGTTACGCCGGGATCTGAAGGCGCGGTACACCGGCGCCCCGTACTCCGGCACCACCCTGTGCGACTACCTGGAGGGCACGGCCGAACGGTCCCTCGTGCCGGCCGCCGACAAGGCCGCCGCGCTGGTGCGCAGGCTGCGGCCCGACTTCGTGGTCCTGCAGTTCTGGGGGAACTCCTGGGGCTACACGCCGTGCATGGACGGCATCACCCACGACAAGTCCCCGGCCCGGTACTTCAGCCGCTACGACGCCGACGCGCGCCGGCTCACCGAGCAGATCACCGCGGCCGGGGGCGACAACCGCCCCCGGATCGTCTGGGTGTCCCAGGGCCCGGACCCGATCACCCCCGACCGGATCCGGCGCGTCAACGCGCTGTACGAGAAGCGGGCCGCCGCCTCGGGCGACCTCGTGGCGGACGCCGGGAAGGCGGTGAGCCCGGCCGCGGACCGCTACACCTGGACGCAGTACCTGCCGTGCACGACCCACGAGCGTGCCCGCCCCGGCCTGTGCACTCAGCCGGGCCGCGACCGCACGGCCCTGCACCGCGACGACGACTATCTGCACTTCTGCCTGGCCCCGACCACCACCCGGCCGAAACCCTGCCCGGTCCGCTCCCCCGGCATCCTGCGCATCGCCCGGGAGGTCACCAAAACCATTCGACAGGCGGCGCGTTGACCGCTCGCATGGGCGCCATGTGCGCGGTGCGGATGCATGAGGACGAGCTGGCCATCGACGTCTCCCTCGTCGGCCGGCTGATCGCGGGGCAGTTCCCGCAGTGGGCCGGGCTGCCCCTGCGGCGGCTGGAGTCCTCCGGGACGGAGAACGCCATGTTCCGCCTCGGCGCGGACAAGGTCGTACGGCTCCCCCGGCATCCACGCGCCGTGGAGGCCATCGCGCACGAGCTGCGCTGGCTGCCCCGGCTGGGCCCGGGGCTGCCCGCCGCCTCGCCCGAGCCCCTCGGCCGGGGCGAACCCGGTGACGGGTTCCCGTGGCCCTGGTCGGTCTACGGCTGGCTCGGCGGCAGCAACCCGGTGCCCGGCAGGATCGAGCAGCCCGCCCTGCTCGCCGGAGACCTGGCGGCGTGCGTCACGGCCCTGCGCCGCATCGACGCGTCGGACGGGCCCCCGGGTTACCGGGGCGTGCCGCTGGCGACCCGCGACCCCTTCCTGCGTGAGGCGCTCGGGCGGCTCGCGGGGCGGGTCGACACCGCCGCGGTGACCAGGGTGTGGGAGCAGACCCTTCGGGCTCCGGAGCACACCGGGCCACCGCTCTGGGCTCACGGCGACCTGATGGCCGGGAACCTCCTGGTCACGGGCGGGCGGCTGAGCGCCGTGATCGACTTCGGCACGGCGGGGGTCGGGGATCCCGCCGTCGACCTCATCGGCGCCTGGTGTGTGCTGCCCGCGGCGGTCCGCGGCGTCTTCCGCGAGGCCGTGGGCGCCGGCGAGGCCGAATGGGCACGGGCCCGGGGCTGGGCCCTGTCGATCGCGGTCATCGCCCTGCCGTACTACTGTGACACCAACCCGCCGGTCGCGGAGAACTCCCGGCATGTGATCGGGGAGATCCTGGCCGAGACGGCGCAGGGGCAGAGATGGCTCCGCCCCTGCGTGCGTCGGGGCACGTCACTCGCCCGCGTACGCCTTCTCCAGCGCGGCGATGTCGAACTTGCTCATCGCCATGAACGCCTGGGTCACCCGGGACGCCTTCGCCGGGTCCGGGTCGCTGATCATCTCGGAGAGCCGGTCCGGGACGACCTGCCAGGACACGCCGAACCTGTCCTTGAGCCAGCCGCAGGGACCCGGCTCGCCGCCGTTCTCGGTGAGCCTGGTCCAGTAGTAGTCGATCTCCTCCTGGTTCTCGCAGAAGATCATGAAGGAAGTGGCCTCGGTGAACCTGAACTGGGGGCCGCCGTTGAGCCCGAGGAACCGGTGCCCGTTGGCCGTGAACTCGACCGTCATCACGCTGCCGGCGGCCTGGGGCGCTCCCTCGGGGTAGCGCGCGATCTTGCCGATGCTGGAGTTCTTGAAGATCGAGACGTAGTGGTGGGCGGCCTCCTCGGCCTGGCCGTCGAACCAGAGGCACGTGGTGAAACCGTCGGTGGTCATGAGTCCTCCTGCACGCGTCGAACGCTGTCACCACTGTCGACCGGCAATCGCGCCGGAACTCATCGGCCGGCGGCCGTCACATTCGGATGGCCGCTACACCGTTCGGAACTAGCATCCGGTCATGACGTCTTCGCCCGCCGACAGCGGCATCCGTCCCTTCCGCATCGACATACCGCAGAGCGACCTCGACGACCTCCACGACCGCCTCGACCGGACCCGCTGGCCCGACGAGCTGCCCGGTGTGGGCTGGACGTACGGCGTTCCGTCGGGCTATCTGCGGGAGCTGGTCCGGTACTGGCGGCACGACTACGACTGGCGGGCCGCTGAGGCGCGGCTGAACGCGTGGCCGCAGTTCACCACCGAGATCGACGGCGCGCGGGTGCACTTCGCGCACATCCGCTCCCCCGAGCCCGACGCCACCCCGCTGATCGTCACGCACGGGTGGCCGGGATCGATCGTCGAATTCGCCGGCATCGTGGGACCGCTGACCGACCCGGCCGCCCACGGCGGTGATCCTGCCGACGCCTTCCACCTCGTGCTGCCGGGCATCCCCGGCTTCGGGTTCTCGGGCCCCACCCGGGACACCGGCTGGGAGGCCCGCCGGATCGCCGACGCGTGGGCCGAACTGATGACGCGCCTCGGCTACGAGCGGTTCGGCGCGCAAGGCGGCGACTGGGGGGCGGCGATCTCCCGTGAACTGGGGCGCGTCCACAGCGGCCGGGTGATCGGCATCCACCTCAATCTGCTGCCCGGCGCTCAGGCCGCCGTCGAGCCGACCGCCGCGGAGCTGGAGGCGCTGAGCCCGGCCGAGCGGGAGCGCACGCTGACCTCGTGGCGGCGGTGGGCCGAGTGGTCGCGCGACGGCACGGGCTACTTCCACGTGCAGTCCACCCGCCCGCAGACGCTTTCCTATGCGCTCACGGACTCCCCCGTGGGTCAACTCGCGTGGATCGTCGAGAAGTTCCAGGAGTGGACGGACTCGGAGGAGCTGCCCGAGGAGGCCGTCGACCGGGACCTGATGCTCACGAACGTGATGCTGTACTGGCTGACGGGCACGGCCGGTTCGTCGGCCCGGATCTACTACGAGCGCGCCCACGCCCGGGGCGGGAGGACCGCCGCCCCGCAGGAGCCCTCCACCACGCCGACCGGGGTCGCGTCCTTCGCCGGCGACCCCCAGATCCCGCTGCGGCACAAGGCGGAGCGGACGGAGAACATCGTCCGCTGGACGGAGTTCGACCGCGGCGGGCACTTCGCGGCGATGGAGGAGCCGGACCTCCTGGTCGGTGATGTGCGGGCGTTCTTCCGCCCGTTGCGCGACAAGGGCTGAGCCGGAGGGCTCTGCCGGTAGCGGATCTGCCGACGGCAGAGAAACCGTTCGCGGGCATCGTCCGAGGTCAAGAGTGGAGTCGACGGCACATCCCCGACACGTCCACGGCGCTCGCCGCCACGACGAGGAGAACCGATGACTCCACTCACGACGCTCGCCCCGCGGGCGGAGGAGGGCGACACCCCTCCGACCCGCTTCGACGACCATCTGGCCGCCCAGCTGCTCGCGCAGCGCATCGTGCTGCTGGGCACCCAGGTCGACGAGGTCTCCGCGAACCGGGTCTGCTCCCAGTTGCTCGTCCTGTCCGCGGAGGACGCCCACACCGACATCAGCCTCTACATCAACAGCCCGGGCGGGGCGGTGCACGCCGGCCTCGCGATCTACGACACGATGCGGCTCATCCCCAACGACGTCTCCACGCTGGCCATGGGCTTCGCGGCCAGCATGGGCCAGTTCCTGCTGAGCGTCGGCACGCCGGGCAAACGCTACGCCCTGCCGAACGCCCGGATCATGATGCACCAGCCGTCGGCGGGCATCGGCGGCACCACCGCCGACATCGAGATCCAGGCGGAGAACCTGGAGTTCACCAAGCGGACCATCGAGCGGATCACCGCCGAGCACACCGGTCAGAGCCAGGAGACCATCTCCCGGGACGGCGACCGGGACCGCTGGTTCACAGCCGAGGAGGCCCGCGAGTACGGCATGGTGGACCGGGTGGTGGAGTCCCTCGCGGACGTCCGCCCGGCGGCCACCCGGCGCAGGATGGGGCTGCAGTGATGGGTTCGTACACGATTCCGAACGTCGTCGAGCGCACCCCGCAGGGCGAGCGGTCCTACGACGTCTTCAGCCGGCTGCTGTCCGAGCGGATCATCTTCCTCGGCACCGAGATCGACGACGGCGTCGCCAACGTCGTCATCGCCCAGCTCCTCCACCTGGAGTCGTCGTCCCCGGAGAGCGAGATCGCGATCTACATCAACTCCCCGGGCGGTTCGTTCACTTCACTCATGGCCATCTACGACACCATGACGTTCGTGCAGGCGCCGATCTCCACGTTCTGCGTCGGGCAGGCGGCCTCCACGGCGGCCGTGCTGCTGGCCGGCGGGGATCCGGGGCGGCGGTTCGTGCTGGAGCACTCCCGGGTGCTGCTCGGCCAGCCGGCCGCCGGCGGGCAGCGCGGCATGGTGTCCGACCTGGCGCTCCAGGCCAAGGAGATGGTGCGGATCCGCTCCCAGGTGGAGGAGGTGCTGGCGCGGCACACCCACCACGACGTGGCGGCCCTGCGCGCCGACATGGACCGCGACAAGGTGTTCACCGCGCAGGAGGCGGTGGGCTACGGGCTGGCCGACGAGGTGCTCAGCCGGCGCCTCGCGAGGGTCTGAGGCGCCGGCCGGTACGGCTCAGGCGGCCAGGCACATTCCGTCGTGCGACGAGGTGGAGGCCCCGCGACGGCCTGCGCCCGCGTAGCGCGAGGTGACGCGGGTCAGTTCGCCCTGGGCCCTCGTCAGCAGGTCGCCGAGGTTCAGTCCGAGGGCGTGGGCGGCGGCCGCGAGGACCTCCGAGGAGGCCTCCTTGCGGCCGCGCTCCACCTCCGAGAGGTAGGGCATGGAGATCCGCGCCTCGTCGGCGACATCCTTCAAGGTGCGCTCCTGCGCCAGGCGTTCACGGCGCAGCACGTCCCCCACCAGGTCCCGCCACAGCGGCTCCTTGGCGGCGGGGGCCTGCGGCGCCTGGCGTCGCGGCGTTCCGGCGGGGCGCGCGCCGTGCGGGCGCAGAGGGATGACTCGGGCTTCGTTCGGCAGGTGGTTGCTCACCGCTCCAGCCTAGGAATCCCGGCCGCCGGGGGAAGGGCCCGGCGTTCCGCCCTGGGTGGAATCACCCGTCCACACCGACGGAGGGGCGCATTCCGCCCGATTTCACCCATGGGAAAATCGCGGGGCATGGTGCGCGTCGACCCGGGTACCCGCAACTCGGGAGTACCTATGCAGAAGTCCGCCGTGACGTTCGTGGGAGAGGTAATGGAGACCGCCGTGATCCGGTCGAAGGCACAGGTCGTCGAAGAGAACACCGAGGCCAGCGCGGGTGACGGGGCACTGCCGGGCGTCGTGGACCCGCGGTCCGTGGCCCCGCGGGACGCGAGGGAGCTGTCCCGCCAGTTCTTCCAGCGCCTGACGGAGCTCGAAGAGGGCACGCACGAATACCAGTACGCGCGCAACACTCTGATCGAGATGAACATGTCGCTCGTGCGCTTCGCGGCCGGCCGGTTCCGCGGCCGCGGCGACG
It encodes the following:
- a CDS encoding VOC family protein → MAVQPEGTPCWADAMFGDLEGAKSFYGDVLGWTFAEASAELGNYTEAYANGKAVAAVVPPMPGQEGLSQWCLYFAADDAAATAGRIRDNGGEVLMEPMEVADFGTMCLARDPGGVVFGVWQAGTHEGFQAMAEPGAYTWAEVFTREPAKSDAFFPAVFSYRQRDMEDGEMDFRIYDLGERTVLGRMKMGDDFPPEVQPYINVYFTVEDCDETVAKATELGGVLRFGPMTTPFGRFAAISDPQGANFSVIDITKTEGEMPKLTDVA
- a CDS encoding SGNH/GDSL hydrolase family protein, with the protein product MRKPWIVGAILAGVLLGGCGDPASAPDEPAPAAPRASATTHQRAPASPGPEPGKAPPRVLYLGDSLAMESQKVLGQELRRDLKARYTGAPYSGTTLCDYLEGTAERSLVPAADKAAALVRRLRPDFVVLQFWGNSWGYTPCMDGITHDKSPARYFSRYDADARRLTEQITAAGGDNRPRIVWVSQGPDPITPDRIRRVNALYEKRAAASGDLVADAGKAVSPAADRYTWTQYLPCTTHERARPGLCTQPGRDRTALHRDDDYLHFCLAPTTTRPKPCPVRSPGILRIAREVTKTIRQAAR
- a CDS encoding VOC family protein, with protein sequence MTTDGFTTCLWFDGQAEEAAHHYVSIFKNSSIGKIARYPEGAPQAAGSVMTVEFTANGHRFLGLNGGPQFRFTEATSFMIFCENQEEIDYYWTRLTENGGEPGPCGWLKDRFGVSWQVVPDRLSEMISDPDPAKASRVTQAFMAMSKFDIAALEKAYAGE
- a CDS encoding epoxide hydrolase family protein, translated to MTSSPADSGIRPFRIDIPQSDLDDLHDRLDRTRWPDELPGVGWTYGVPSGYLRELVRYWRHDYDWRAAEARLNAWPQFTTEIDGARVHFAHIRSPEPDATPLIVTHGWPGSIVEFAGIVGPLTDPAAHGGDPADAFHLVLPGIPGFGFSGPTRDTGWEARRIADAWAELMTRLGYERFGAQGGDWGAAISRELGRVHSGRVIGIHLNLLPGAQAAVEPTAAELEALSPAERERTLTSWRRWAEWSRDGTGYFHVQSTRPQTLSYALTDSPVGQLAWIVEKFQEWTDSEELPEEAVDRDLMLTNVMLYWLTGTAGSSARIYYERAHARGGRTAAPQEPSTTPTGVASFAGDPQIPLRHKAERTENIVRWTEFDRGGHFAAMEEPDLLVGDVRAFFRPLRDKG
- a CDS encoding ATP-dependent Clp protease proteolytic subunit, whose amino-acid sequence is MTPLTTLAPRAEEGDTPPTRFDDHLAAQLLAQRIVLLGTQVDEVSANRVCSQLLVLSAEDAHTDISLYINSPGGAVHAGLAIYDTMRLIPNDVSTLAMGFAASMGQFLLSVGTPGKRYALPNARIMMHQPSAGIGGTTADIEIQAENLEFTKRTIERITAEHTGQSQETISRDGDRDRWFTAEEAREYGMVDRVVESLADVRPAATRRRMGLQ
- a CDS encoding ClpP family protease, with protein sequence MGSYTIPNVVERTPQGERSYDVFSRLLSERIIFLGTEIDDGVANVVIAQLLHLESSSPESEIAIYINSPGGSFTSLMAIYDTMTFVQAPISTFCVGQAASTAAVLLAGGDPGRRFVLEHSRVLLGQPAAGGQRGMVSDLALQAKEMVRIRSQVEEVLARHTHHDVAALRADMDRDKVFTAQEAVGYGLADEVLSRRLARV
- a CDS encoding helix-turn-helix domain-containing protein, which encodes MSNHLPNEARVIPLRPHGARPAGTPRRQAPQAPAAKEPLWRDLVGDVLRRERLAQERTLKDVADEARISMPYLSEVERGRKEASSEVLAAAAHALGLNLGDLLTRAQGELTRVTSRYAGAGRRGASTSSHDGMCLAA